From one Perca flavescens isolate YP-PL-M2 chromosome 4, PFLA_1.0, whole genome shotgun sequence genomic stretch:
- the si:dkey-156n14.3 gene encoding zinc finger protein ZXDC, with protein sequence MEIQGLSSAQNIHSQHGALHATTLSPLRSATGSIPRFISTENEADTLLELPEPHSDDNNNDTRPRTSPFHLSAEDGSGGAACSPVPTDKTNLPGNGPNLGLYNVNTEKENELDALLGSQEFIRTAWKHGAESGETVMQMALPLFEGEEDPMPPQRNLTLPCPVLRQQQREDCAFKQLSPASYSATAPPGSFNTLNRADETTQELYVVFNVVQEDGNGEASKHRPDVSSECVDQMKGKHPLECSNVTASPCGSMEVANSSEANDNLNCIDTQALKKPHHVFNLLSDNCNVTDAKQSVFRHTVEDVVLTNKYGDKICGQICTENNESKLVRELSSHSRIDESSALILRNSGVEEAMDTSDFIADSTGLQDSANPDTASASPPASETFSGTITINNQSIIVTIENGILTLAAPPEGYVHKEDDMVSLKEHLGMKDHEDIVLLNYDSGTKSIGKISTLTVSSSSQQEEQRLGLSVSDSELALVDDCSLSELATSLDSCPIIKQEAGALCAVTEVDLVTPSPKAAVADCDSGDFQCVPLIRSKKETVASFGCPEPGCCCTFDTRQKLKVHLLNHAEDPRPYQCIVEGCGWAFATSYKLKRHLQSHEKQRPHTCQFEGCGRRFTTVYNLKAHVKVHEQDNSFICEICSEKFRSATRLTNHQRVHFEPQRPHKCEFPGCEKTFITFSALFSHNRTHFRETGHFTCTYPGCDKTYDKACRLKIHLRSHTGERPFVCDSEGCGWSFTSMSKLLRHKRKHDDDRRFVCTEEGCGKSFTRAEHLKGHSITHLGTKPFQCHAEGCNAKFSARSSLYIHSKKHKQDASTLRTRCPVANCSKHFSSRSSLKSHVLKHHHLSPDVLSQMETTPTLTPSSELISSTPTTVAGPCIAGGDHLTNLDLSSLFSAVPGSAAPPARSNGTFTMDLSLVSSGILTIDPSSVASTLAAGASTTLAKAVDPLILAASADLGPHPALEGTVGDVLPPQGTLNLDDVQTVVPEALGALSALSMQQPLSALSVEPPPSLAAAPVAELLASPCKVVEVGGQRAAGPLLSCVEGLGPQEGGKVLSQFVFPGPSSSFSPQKEQDDSAASAGSFLESGGSARTDYRAIQLAKKKKQRGPSASSGTSGLSQRKSKGVKAPMAPSGVGYGEGTAAANGGLTLRDPVTGAQYVHIQLLQDDPASDGDLAFQLSSQPSSSHSQLTADLPVNILQEASVMTEDDNGSDNSQFTGSTINLQDLE encoded by the exons ATGGAAATCCAGGGGCTTTCTAGTGCCCAAAACATTCACTCTCAACATGGCGCCCTACACGCAACCACTTTGTCTCCACTGCGATCAGCGACAGGGTCGATACCTCGTTTTATTTCCACCGAAAATGAAGCGGATACACTGTTGGAGTTGCCGGAGCCACACAGTGACGACAACAACAACGACACCAGGCCGAGGACATCACCGTTTCACCTATCGGCGGAAGATGGCAGCGGAGGAGCGGCTTGTTCGCCTGTACCAACCGACAAAACCAATTTACCGGGCAACGGACCCAATCTTGGACTTTATAACGTGAACACGGAGAAAGAAAATGAGCTCGACGCATTGCTTGGTTCGCAGGAGTTTATAAGGACTGCATGGAAACATGGGGCAGAAAGTGGGGAGACTGTGATGCAAATGGCGCTGCCTCTGTTTGAAGGGGAAGAAGACCCGATGCCGCCGCAGCGGAACTTAACGTTGCCGTGTCCAGTTTtacggcagcagcagcgtgagGACTGCGCCTTCAAGCAGCTCTCACCGGCCAGCTACAGCGCTACTGCGCCGCCGGGGAGCTTCAACACGTTAAACAGGGCCGATGAAACCACCCAGgaactatatgttgtgtttaatgtcgttCAAGAGGATGGCAACGGTGAAGCAAGCAAACACCGACCGGATGTGTCCTCTGAATGCGTcgatcaaatgaaaggtaaacaccctttagagtgctctaacgttacagcaagtCCCTGTGGCTCAATGGAGGTGGCTAACAGCAGTGAAGCTAATGACAACTTGAACTGTATTGATACCCAGGCCCTGAAAAAACCTCACCATGTTTTCAATTTACTAAGCGACAACTGTAACGTGACAGATGCTAAACAGTCTGTCTTTCGCCACACCGTCGAAGACGTTGTTCTGACAAACAAATATGGCGATAAGATTTGTGGCCAGATTTGTACCGAAAACAATGAAAGTAAACTGGTCAGGGAGCTTTCGTCGCACTCTCGCATTGACGAGAGCAGTGCCTTGATTTTAAGGAACTCTGGTGTCGAGGAAGCCATGGACACCTCGGACTTCATTGCAGACTCAACGGGGTTGCAGGACAGTGCAAACCCTGACACGGCCTCCGCTAGTCCGCCTGCCAGTGAAACCTTTTCCGGGACTATCACAATAAACAACCAAAGCATCATAGTGACCATAGAAAACGGCATCCTGACTCTCGCTGCCCCGCCAGAGGGATATGTACACAAAGAGGATGACATGGTCAGCTTAAAGGAGCACCTAGGCATGAAAGACCATGAGGACATTGTCCTTCTCAACTATGACAGTGGGACTAAATCCATCGGGAAGATCAGCACGCTGACGGTATCCAGCTCCAGCCAGCAGGAAGAGCAGCGGCTGGGTCTGTCTGTGAGTGACTCTGAGTTGGCTCTGGTGGATGACTGCTCATTATCAGAGCTGGCCACTTCTCTGGACTCCTGCCCCATCATCAAGCAGGAGGCAGGGGCTCTGTGTGCTGTAACAGAGGTTGATCTGGTCACCCCGTCCCCCAAAGCCGCTGTGGCAGACTGTGACAGTGGGGACTTCCAGTGTGTACCACTAATACGGTCCAAGAAAGAGACTGTAGCCTCTTTTGGGTGCCCTGAACCAGGCTGCTGCTGTACATTTGATACACGTCAGAAACTTAAGGTTCACCTTCTGAACCATGCCGAGGACCCACGGCCCTACCAGTGCATTGTAGAGGGCTGCGGCTGGGCTTTTGCCACCTCTTACAAGCTGAAGCGGCATCTTCAGTCCCATGAGAAGCAGCGGCCACACACCTGTCAGTTTGAAGGCTGTGGGCGGCGTTTCACCACCGTCTACAACCTAAAGGCTCATGTTAAAGTCCATGAGCAGGATAATTCCTTCATCTGCGAGATCTGCAGTGAGAAGTTTCGCAGTGCTACACGACTCACCAATCACCAGAGGGTCCACTTCGAGCCACAGAGGCCCCACAAGTGTGAATTCCCAG GCTGTGAGAAAACCTTCATCACCTTCAGTGCCCTGTTCTCCCACAATCGCACTCACTTCAGGGAAACGGGCCACTTCACCTGCACCTACCCAGGCTGCGACAAGACCTATGACAAGGCCTGTCGCCTCAAAATCCATCTGAGGAGTCACACTG GTGAGAGGCCATTTGTCTGTGACTCGGAGGGCTGTGGCTGGTCCTTCACCAGCATGTCCAAGCTGCTCCGACATAAACG GAAACATGATGATGACCGTCGCTTTGTCTGTACAGAGGAGGGTTGTGGGAAATCCTTCACCCGGGCAGAGCACCTCAAGGGTCACAGTATCACCCACCTGGGCACCAAACCCTTCCAGTGCCATGCAGAAG GCTGTAATGCCAAGTTCTCAGCACGCAGCAGCCTGTACATCCACTCCAAGAAGCATAAGCAGGACGCCAGCACCCTGAGGACACGCTGTCCTGTggccaactgctccaaacactTCTCATCCCGCAGCAGCCTGAAGAGCCATGTGCTCAAACACCACCACCTCAGTCCTG ATGTTCTGAGCCAGATGGAGACCACGCCCACCCTGACCCCCAGCAGCGAGCTCATCAGCTCCACCCCAACAACAGTTGCCGGGCCTTGTATTGCCGGGGGCGACCATCTGACCAACCTGGACTTGAGCTCCCTGTTCTCGGCTGTGCCTGGCAGCGCTGCCCCCCCGGCTCGCTCTAACGGCACCTTCACCATGGACCTGTCCCTGGTCAGCTCAGGCATCCTCACCATCGACCCCTCCTCCGTCGCCTCCACACTGGCTGCTGGTGCTAGCACCACGCTGGCCAAAGCTGTGGACCCCCTCATCCTGGCAGCCAGTGCTGACCTGGGCCCCCACCCCGCTTTGGAAGGAACAGTGGGGGACGTCCTGCCCCCCCAGGGCACTCTCAACCTTGATGATGTGCAGACGGTTGTCCCAGAGGCCTTGGGAGCCCTGAGCGCTCTCAGCATGCAGCAGCCACTCAGCGCCCTGAGCGTGGAGCCCCCCCCATCGCTGGCAGCGGCCCCCGTCGCAGAGCTGCTGGCCTCGCCCTGCAAAGTGGTGGAGGTGGGGGGCCAGAGGGCAGCTGGGCCTCTGCTGAGCTGTGTGGAGGGGCTGGGACCTCAGGAGGGAGGAAAAGTCCTGAGCCAGTTTGTGTTCCCCGGTCCCAGCAGCAGCTTCAGCCCCCAGAAGGAGCAGGATGACAGCGCCGCGTCAGCAGGCAGCTTCCTG GAGAGTGGAGGCTCCGCCAGGACTGACTACAGAGCCATCCAGCTGgccaaaaagaagaagcaaagaGGTCCTTCAGCATCCTCTg GGACTTCAGGATTGAGTCAGAGAAAAAGTAAAGGAGTAAAGGCGCCGATGGCTCCCTCTGGTGTTGGTTATGGTGAAGGAACTGCCGCAGCCAATGGGGGCCTGACTCTGCGGGACCCCGTCACCGGCGCCCAGTACGTCCACATTCAGCTGCTGCAG GATGACCCAGCCAGCGACGGAGACCTGGCCTTCCAGCTGAGCTCGCAGCCCTCCAGCTCCCACTCTCAGCTCACTGCCGACCTGCCGGTCAACATCCTACAG GAAGCTTCAGTGATGACTGAGGACGACAACGGCTCGGACAACTCCCAGTTCACAGGAAGCACAATCAACCTGCAGGACCTGGAGTGA